The proteins below come from a single Zea mays cultivar B73 chromosome 8, Zm-B73-REFERENCE-NAM-5.0, whole genome shotgun sequence genomic window:
- the LOC100501629 gene encoding uncharacterized protein LOC100501629 — protein MSGAAPDAEPGREGFTCSALLMCLYLPGLLSKKKPEEAISTSPPPTAHAAPAPDQPAEHIQETPPHAPSRRAASLDKSECASLCSRSNIVFDFVAEEWDQGQASAQAILHGYCPSPCFDLPVELIRAGERFGAVAAVSEPTKPVPVTAAFVSVDDGQRGATLKKVASCLAPGVDDGRSEPRPPRLARFLSASGRRSSVPRPLVMPSRAAPPGQAVGGDCELGGSAVVPACNAMQYNERRQPVGTASCD, from the coding sequence ATGTCCGGAGCGGCGCCCGACGCCGAGCCCGGCCGAGAGGGCTTCACCTGCAGCGCGCTGCTCATGTGCCTCTACCTGCCGGGCCTCCTCTCCAAGAAGAAACCGGAGGAGGCGATCAGCACGAGCCCGCCGCCGACAGCACACGCGGCACCGGCACCGGACCAGCCAGCCGAGCATATTCAAGAGACCCCACCGCACGCGCCGAGCCGCCGTGCCGCGTCGCTGGACAAGTCCGAGTGCGCGTCGCTCTGCTCCCGCAGCAACATCGTCTTCGACTTCGTCGCGGAGGAATGGGACCAGGGCCAGGCGTCAGCCCAGGCGATCCTCCACGGGTACTGCCCGTCGCCGTGCTTCGACCTGCCCGTGGAGCTGATAAGGGCCGGCGAACGGTTTGGCGCCGTCGCCGCTGTCAGCGAGCCGACGAAGCCGGTGCCGGTCACGGCGGCGTTCGTGTCCGTCGACGACGGCCAGCGAGGGGCCACTTTGAAGAAGGTGGCGTCGTGCCTGGCGCCCGGGGTCGACGACGGCAGGAGCGAGCCGCGGCCGCCGCGCCTCGCGAGGTTCTTGTCTGCGTCCGGCCGTCGTTCTAGCGTGCCGCGGCCTCTCGTCATGCCTTCCCGAGCTGCGCCGCCGGGTCAGGCAGTTGGCGGGGACTGCGAACTCGGTGGATCGGCGGTGGTGCCAGCGTGCAATGCAATGCAATATAACGAGCGACGGCAGCCTGTCGGGACAGCGTCGTGTGACTGA